A DNA window from Chiroxiphia lanceolata isolate bChiLan1 chromosome 6, bChiLan1.pri, whole genome shotgun sequence contains the following coding sequences:
- the LOC116787837 gene encoding transmembrane protein 151B-like isoform X2 yields the protein MQQRPVKQSLSACMCRESHWKCLLLSILMYGCLGAVAWCQLARVTKLSFDSSFKGKSMIYHDSPCSDGYVYIPLAFLSMLYVVYLVECWHCHVKRELQYKADVDSVYECISRMQQATPCIWWKAISYHFVRRTRQVTRYRNGDAYTTTQVYHERVNTHVAEAEFDYSHCGYKDISKELLGLESHTATKLRFTKCFSFANIESENSYLTQRAHFFTEIEGLDDYMEVREGMQLKNVDFKELMMAYGDPDHLPWYVSHYAFWVAAILMISWPLRVLIEYRTAYVHYHVEKLLGLEYTTPSTAEEPLYRYRMPRDTTQDSTELEWHICTNRQLIPSYSEAMLMDLANSPTYNSYTVHRYGEAAHGCERCNHASSTSSIFSRHAFHSCSGNSRLSLNTSRFSLCRIHGSHRTGLWRSRSSSIAERGCQDEQCCSYSSQLAVNESPPTYHDARFFPVLIVHRPEGHDGRHFYVRRSSCLETSL from the coding sequence CAACGCCCCGTGAAACAGTCCCTGAGTGCTTGCATGTGCCGAGAATCCCACTGGAAatgcctcctcctctccatcctcatGTATGGCTGCCTGGGTGCAGTGGCCTGGTGTCAGCTGGCCCGAGTCACCAAGCTCAGCTTCGATAGCTCCTTCAAGGGCAAGTCCATGATCTACCATGACAGCCCATGCTCAGATGGCTATGTCTATATCCCACTGGCCTTCCTCTCTATGCTCTATGTGGTGTACCTGGTGgagtgctggcactgccacgTGAAGAGAGAGCTGCAGTACAAGGCAGATGTGGACAGTGTCTATGAATGCATCAGCCGCATGCAGCAAGCCACTCCATGCATCTGGTGGAAGGCCATCAGCTACCACTTTGTACGGCGAACCCGGCAGGTGACCCGGTACCGCAATGGTGACGCCTACACCACCACACAGGTCTACCATGAGAGGGTCAACACACACGTGGCTGAAGCTGAATTTGACTACTCTCACTGTGGATACAAGGACATCTCCAAGGAACTCCTGGGCTTGGAGAGCCATACAGCCACCAAGCTGAGGTTCACCAAGTGCTTCAGCTTTGCCAACATTGAGTCTGAGAACTCTTACCTGACTCAGAGAGCTCACTTCTTCACAGAGATCGAGGGGCTGGATGACTACATGGAGGTGAGGGAAGGCATGCAGCttaaaaatgtggattttaaaGAGCTTATGATGGCCTATGGAGACCCGGATCACCTCCCGTGGTATGTGTCCCACTATGCTTTCTGGGTGGCAGCTATCCTGATGATCTCGTGGCCGCTCAGGGTACTCATAGAGTATCGGACTGCTTATGTCCACTACCATGTGGAGAAGCTGCTGGGCCTGGAGTATACGACGCCCAGCACGGCAGAGGAGCCCTTGTACCGGTACCGCATGCCCCGAGACACCACGCAGGACAGCACCGAGCTGGAGTGGCACATCTGCACCAACCGGCAGCTGATCCCTAGCTACTCGGAGGCCATGCTCATGGACCTGGCCAACTCCCCGACCTACAACAGCTACACAGTGCATCGGTATGGCGAGGCAGCCCATGGCTGTGAACGCTGCAACCAtgcctccagcacctcctccaTCTTCTCACGCCATGCTTTCCACAGCTGCAGCGGCAACTCCCGCCTCTCCCTCAACACCAGCCGCTTCTCCCTCTGCCGCATTCATGGCTCACACAGGACAGGCCTTTGGAGGAGCCGCAGCAGCAGCATTGCAGAGCGGGGCTGCCAGGATGAGCAGTGCTGCTCCTACTCTAGCCAGCTGGCTGTCAACGAAAGCCCCCCAACCTACCATGATGCCCGGTTCTTCCCCGTCCTGATTGTGCACAGGCCGGAGGGGCACGATGGACGGCACTTCTATGTCAGGCGTTCCTCCTGTCTAGAAACCTCTCTGTGA
- the LOC116787837 gene encoding transmembrane protein 151B-like isoform X1, whose protein sequence is MSSEGEAEAAAESGPGSTPAPGPAAAAVREEQRPVKQSLSACMCRESHWKCLLLSILMYGCLGAVAWCQLARVTKLSFDSSFKGKSMIYHDSPCSDGYVYIPLAFLSMLYVVYLVECWHCHVKRELQYKADVDSVYECISRMQQATPCIWWKAISYHFVRRTRQVTRYRNGDAYTTTQVYHERVNTHVAEAEFDYSHCGYKDISKELLGLESHTATKLRFTKCFSFANIESENSYLTQRAHFFTEIEGLDDYMEVREGMQLKNVDFKELMMAYGDPDHLPWYVSHYAFWVAAILMISWPLRVLIEYRTAYVHYHVEKLLGLEYTTPSTAEEPLYRYRMPRDTTQDSTELEWHICTNRQLIPSYSEAMLMDLANSPTYNSYTVHRYGEAAHGCERCNHASSTSSIFSRHAFHSCSGNSRLSLNTSRFSLCRIHGSHRTGLWRSRSSSIAERGCQDEQCCSYSSQLAVNESPPTYHDARFFPVLIVHRPEGHDGRHFYVRRSSCLETSL, encoded by the coding sequence CAACGCCCCGTGAAACAGTCCCTGAGTGCTTGCATGTGCCGAGAATCCCACTGGAAatgcctcctcctctccatcctcatGTATGGCTGCCTGGGTGCAGTGGCCTGGTGTCAGCTGGCCCGAGTCACCAAGCTCAGCTTCGATAGCTCCTTCAAGGGCAAGTCCATGATCTACCATGACAGCCCATGCTCAGATGGCTATGTCTATATCCCACTGGCCTTCCTCTCTATGCTCTATGTGGTGTACCTGGTGgagtgctggcactgccacgTGAAGAGAGAGCTGCAGTACAAGGCAGATGTGGACAGTGTCTATGAATGCATCAGCCGCATGCAGCAAGCCACTCCATGCATCTGGTGGAAGGCCATCAGCTACCACTTTGTACGGCGAACCCGGCAGGTGACCCGGTACCGCAATGGTGACGCCTACACCACCACACAGGTCTACCATGAGAGGGTCAACACACACGTGGCTGAAGCTGAATTTGACTACTCTCACTGTGGATACAAGGACATCTCCAAGGAACTCCTGGGCTTGGAGAGCCATACAGCCACCAAGCTGAGGTTCACCAAGTGCTTCAGCTTTGCCAACATTGAGTCTGAGAACTCTTACCTGACTCAGAGAGCTCACTTCTTCACAGAGATCGAGGGGCTGGATGACTACATGGAGGTGAGGGAAGGCATGCAGCttaaaaatgtggattttaaaGAGCTTATGATGGCCTATGGAGACCCGGATCACCTCCCGTGGTATGTGTCCCACTATGCTTTCTGGGTGGCAGCTATCCTGATGATCTCGTGGCCGCTCAGGGTACTCATAGAGTATCGGACTGCTTATGTCCACTACCATGTGGAGAAGCTGCTGGGCCTGGAGTATACGACGCCCAGCACGGCAGAGGAGCCCTTGTACCGGTACCGCATGCCCCGAGACACCACGCAGGACAGCACCGAGCTGGAGTGGCACATCTGCACCAACCGGCAGCTGATCCCTAGCTACTCGGAGGCCATGCTCATGGACCTGGCCAACTCCCCGACCTACAACAGCTACACAGTGCATCGGTATGGCGAGGCAGCCCATGGCTGTGAACGCTGCAACCAtgcctccagcacctcctccaTCTTCTCACGCCATGCTTTCCACAGCTGCAGCGGCAACTCCCGCCTCTCCCTCAACACCAGCCGCTTCTCCCTCTGCCGCATTCATGGCTCACACAGGACAGGCCTTTGGAGGAGCCGCAGCAGCAGCATTGCAGAGCGGGGCTGCCAGGATGAGCAGTGCTGCTCCTACTCTAGCCAGCTGGCTGTCAACGAAAGCCCCCCAACCTACCATGATGCCCGGTTCTTCCCCGTCCTGATTGTGCACAGGCCGGAGGGGCACGATGGACGGCACTTCTATGTCAGGCGTTCCTCCTGTCTAGAAACCTCTCTGTGA
- the LOC116787837 gene encoding transmembrane protein 151B-like isoform X3, whose product MCRESHWKCLLLSILMYGCLGAVAWCQLARVTKLSFDSSFKGKSMIYHDSPCSDGYVYIPLAFLSMLYVVYLVECWHCHVKRELQYKADVDSVYECISRMQQATPCIWWKAISYHFVRRTRQVTRYRNGDAYTTTQVYHERVNTHVAEAEFDYSHCGYKDISKELLGLESHTATKLRFTKCFSFANIESENSYLTQRAHFFTEIEGLDDYMEVREGMQLKNVDFKELMMAYGDPDHLPWYVSHYAFWVAAILMISWPLRVLIEYRTAYVHYHVEKLLGLEYTTPSTAEEPLYRYRMPRDTTQDSTELEWHICTNRQLIPSYSEAMLMDLANSPTYNSYTVHRYGEAAHGCERCNHASSTSSIFSRHAFHSCSGNSRLSLNTSRFSLCRIHGSHRTGLWRSRSSSIAERGCQDEQCCSYSSQLAVNESPPTYHDARFFPVLIVHRPEGHDGRHFYVRRSSCLETSL is encoded by the coding sequence ATGTGCCGAGAATCCCACTGGAAatgcctcctcctctccatcctcatGTATGGCTGCCTGGGTGCAGTGGCCTGGTGTCAGCTGGCCCGAGTCACCAAGCTCAGCTTCGATAGCTCCTTCAAGGGCAAGTCCATGATCTACCATGACAGCCCATGCTCAGATGGCTATGTCTATATCCCACTGGCCTTCCTCTCTATGCTCTATGTGGTGTACCTGGTGgagtgctggcactgccacgTGAAGAGAGAGCTGCAGTACAAGGCAGATGTGGACAGTGTCTATGAATGCATCAGCCGCATGCAGCAAGCCACTCCATGCATCTGGTGGAAGGCCATCAGCTACCACTTTGTACGGCGAACCCGGCAGGTGACCCGGTACCGCAATGGTGACGCCTACACCACCACACAGGTCTACCATGAGAGGGTCAACACACACGTGGCTGAAGCTGAATTTGACTACTCTCACTGTGGATACAAGGACATCTCCAAGGAACTCCTGGGCTTGGAGAGCCATACAGCCACCAAGCTGAGGTTCACCAAGTGCTTCAGCTTTGCCAACATTGAGTCTGAGAACTCTTACCTGACTCAGAGAGCTCACTTCTTCACAGAGATCGAGGGGCTGGATGACTACATGGAGGTGAGGGAAGGCATGCAGCttaaaaatgtggattttaaaGAGCTTATGATGGCCTATGGAGACCCGGATCACCTCCCGTGGTATGTGTCCCACTATGCTTTCTGGGTGGCAGCTATCCTGATGATCTCGTGGCCGCTCAGGGTACTCATAGAGTATCGGACTGCTTATGTCCACTACCATGTGGAGAAGCTGCTGGGCCTGGAGTATACGACGCCCAGCACGGCAGAGGAGCCCTTGTACCGGTACCGCATGCCCCGAGACACCACGCAGGACAGCACCGAGCTGGAGTGGCACATCTGCACCAACCGGCAGCTGATCCCTAGCTACTCGGAGGCCATGCTCATGGACCTGGCCAACTCCCCGACCTACAACAGCTACACAGTGCATCGGTATGGCGAGGCAGCCCATGGCTGTGAACGCTGCAACCAtgcctccagcacctcctccaTCTTCTCACGCCATGCTTTCCACAGCTGCAGCGGCAACTCCCGCCTCTCCCTCAACACCAGCCGCTTCTCCCTCTGCCGCATTCATGGCTCACACAGGACAGGCCTTTGGAGGAGCCGCAGCAGCAGCATTGCAGAGCGGGGCTGCCAGGATGAGCAGTGCTGCTCCTACTCTAGCCAGCTGGCTGTCAACGAAAGCCCCCCAACCTACCATGATGCCCGGTTCTTCCCCGTCCTGATTGTGCACAGGCCGGAGGGGCACGATGGACGGCACTTCTATGTCAGGCGTTCCTCCTGTCTAGAAACCTCTCTGTGA